In Oscillatoria acuminata PCC 6304, a single window of DNA contains:
- the gltX gene encoding glutamate--tRNA ligase: MTVRVRIAPSPTGNLHIGTARTAVFNWLFAHNQGGQFILRVEDTDEERSRPEFTQNILDGLTWLGLNWDAGPVFQSKRLDLYRERVKTLIDKGLAYRCYTTAEELDEMREAQKARNQAPRYDNRHRNLTVDEIAKFEAEGRPSVIRFKIEDDREIVWNDLVRGEVSWRGSDLGGDMVIARGSSGAGIGMPLYNLAVVVDDIDMRITQVIRGEDHIANTAKQILLYEAFDVAVPEFAHTPLILDISGKKLSKRDNVTGISEFQAMGFLPEALVNYMTLLGWSPPDNQELFTLDEAAKQFSFDRVNKAGAKFDWDKLDWINSQYLHQMSPENLTEKLIPVWQQAGYPVDPEGNRPWLEQLSALIGPSLTRLTDAVELSRMFFVDEVELSDEAAAELEKEGASQVLEAVIGHLKSHESLTAADAQDIIKQVTKQLNVKKGLVMRSLRAGLTGELHGPDLIQSWVLLYQRELDKTRLHKVLKVDEQEGSTLTQNPEPETSQDKIVVEIPTSEIPVDEMSEPSTVPAVTTGIPKTGATNEQLERIGKQVREILSYLPDYVTGFVKENQRPLTTVGLLIAALVSLRVLVAVLEVLNGIPLVQPTFEIVGMAYSGWFIYRYLLSATTRKELSVKVEEIKEQITGNHSPNP, translated from the coding sequence GTGACTGTTCGCGTGAGAATAGCTCCTAGTCCGACTGGGAACTTACATATTGGAACAGCCAGAACGGCTGTGTTTAACTGGTTATTTGCCCATAATCAAGGGGGCCAGTTCATTTTGCGGGTCGAAGATACCGACGAGGAGCGATCGCGCCCGGAGTTCACCCAAAATATCCTGGATGGACTCACCTGGTTGGGTTTGAACTGGGATGCAGGCCCCGTTTTCCAGTCCAAGCGTCTGGACCTCTATCGGGAACGAGTCAAAACTCTCATTGATAAGGGTCTCGCCTATCGGTGTTACACCACCGCCGAAGAACTCGACGAAATGAGAGAAGCCCAAAAAGCCCGGAATCAAGCCCCCCGCTACGATAACCGTCATCGCAATCTAACGGTGGATGAAATCGCCAAATTTGAAGCGGAAGGACGGCCCTCGGTGATTCGGTTCAAAATCGAAGACGATCGCGAGATTGTCTGGAATGACTTGGTACGCGGTGAAGTATCCTGGCGGGGAAGCGACCTCGGGGGTGATATGGTGATCGCCCGGGGTTCCAGTGGTGCCGGAATCGGAATGCCACTCTATAACCTCGCCGTTGTTGTCGATGATATTGACATGAGAATCACCCAAGTGATTCGCGGTGAAGACCATATTGCCAATACCGCCAAACAAATTCTGCTTTACGAAGCCTTTGACGTCGCGGTCCCTGAGTTTGCTCATACGCCGCTGATTTTGGATATTTCCGGCAAAAAACTCTCAAAACGAGATAATGTGACCGGCATCTCCGAATTTCAGGCGATGGGATTCCTTCCCGAAGCCTTGGTCAACTATATGACCTTGCTGGGTTGGTCCCCGCCGGATAATCAGGAACTGTTTACCCTGGATGAGGCGGCAAAGCAGTTTAGCTTCGATCGCGTCAATAAAGCGGGAGCTAAATTTGACTGGGATAAACTGGATTGGATTAATAGCCAATACCTCCACCAAATGTCCCCGGAAAACCTCACCGAAAAACTCATTCCGGTGTGGCAACAAGCGGGATACCCGGTTGATCCGGAGGGCAATCGCCCTTGGTTGGAACAACTATCGGCCTTAATTGGTCCGAGTTTAACTCGCTTGACCGATGCGGTAGAACTCAGTCGGATGTTCTTTGTAGATGAGGTCGAACTCAGCGATGAAGCGGCAGCCGAACTGGAAAAAGAGGGAGCCTCCCAGGTTCTCGAAGCGGTAATCGGACATTTAAAAAGTCACGAAAGCCTAACAGCAGCAGATGCCCAAGACATCATTAAACAGGTCACAAAACAGCTCAATGTCAAAAAAGGGCTCGTGATGCGATCGCTGCGGGCCGGATTAACTGGCGAATTGCACGGTCCTGACCTGATACAATCTTGGGTATTACTTTATCAGCGGGAGCTGGACAAAACGCGCCTGCACAAAGTCTTAAAGGTTGACGAACAAGAGGGTAGTACCTTGACTCAAAATCCTGAACCAGAAACATCCCAAGATAAGATTGTGGTAGAAATTCCTACTTCTGAAATCCCTGTGGACGAGATGTCTGAACCATCCACTGTCCCAGCGGTGACAACCGGCATCCCCAAAACAGGGGCCACAAATGAACAGTTAGAGCGGATCGGCAAACAAGTTCGCGAAATCCTCTCTTATCTCCCGGATTACGTGACTGGGTTTGTTAAAGAAAACCAAAGACCCTTAACCACCGTTGGTTTACTGATTGCGGCTTTGGTCTCTCTGAGAGTATTGGTTGCTGTCTTGGAAGTGCTTAACGGCATTCCCCTAGTACAGCCAACCTTTGAAATCGTGGGTATGGCTTACTCCGGCTGGTTTATTTATCGGTATTTACTCAGTGCAACGACTCGCAAAGAGTTGTCGGTCAAAGTTGAGGAAATCAAAGAACAAATTACCGGAAACCATTCCCCTAACCCCTAG